A window of Pungitius pungitius chromosome 19, fPunPun2.1, whole genome shotgun sequence genomic DNA:
cggGCGCCTACCTTCAGGAGCGTCCATGCGAAGCACCAcgcgatgacgacgacgaccagGACAACAAAGGCGCAGGTCGCCAGTGTCGTAGGGGGGGTGTCATCCCATCGCTCGTCTCGACACCTCTCGCCTGTCGcggacacgagagagagagagagagagagagagagagagagagagagagagagagagagagagagagagagagagagcgagcgagagcgGGTCATTCGCTCGGCCTCGACGCGATGTCCTGTTTCGCGCGCGTGCAATATTTTTGCTCACCCGGCGACGACGGCTGCGGCACGACCAGGAACACCGACCCCGTGCCCGGCAACTCCACGGGTCGCCGTTGGCGATCgtatttcaaatacacacactcgtacCGTCCCGCGTCGGCGGGAGTCACGGGGTCGATGACGACGTCCACGTCCGGAAACGTTTCGCTGCACCGAAGTCTGCCTCGGTATTCGGGGGCGACGGTGCCGCCGCCCGGCTGGTCGTCTTTGAACAGGACCCTTACGTCGCCGCGGCCGCCGGCGCCGCGACCCGTCATCAGACTCAGGTACTCGGGCTTCGGATGGGAAGATCGGCACCGGACGGTCACGGCTTCTCCGGGCTCCCTCCACACCGCTTCGTCGGGCCCTGCGacgattttaaaaaaaaaccacgcccCAAATCATttcgcctcgcctcgcctcgcccgcacacacacacacacacacacacacagaaacaagcacGCGACGCTCACCGGGACCGCGCGGGGCCGCCGCGCAGGAGAGGCACAGGGTCGCCGCCGCGAGGCTCAGGTAGAAAGTCGACATGTCGGCAGAGCGCTTCCCGGCGTCGAGGCGATCCGTGAGTAGCACGCGACCGTTTCCGCGTGCGCATTCGTTAGTATGTCACCGACATCGATGTCATCGGCCACACGAACCCCGACCGAGGGTACGCGAACCGAGGTGGCCACCGCGAATTAAATTGTCACAAGCGGCCCCTCAAATCTTGTGCCATACGCTACACGACAAGGCAACGACACGTGGAGATTggttttaaccttttattttatttcacacacatacgcacgcacgcacgcacgcacacacgcacacggactcCAAAGTCGCAGCGACGGGGACGGGTGCTCGTTTACGTGGAAAACACGTGTCGCACGAGGGTCCGGGTGCTCCTTCGCGTCACGCGAAAGCGACGGTGAGAAGTGGCCGCCCGCTCGCTCCCTCGCTTCGTCTTCAGGGCACGACGGTCGGCCGCATGTCCTCGTAAACGGCGTCGTCGGGCCGCCGGGCGCGCTCGGCCGTTCGGCACATCCGGGTCTGcggacgcacgcacgcgcacacacacacacacacgaacggttgttgttgtgagggattgagaaaagcttgcacgcgcacacacacacacacacacaccactcggaCTACGCGGCTACCTCGTGGATGATCCACGCGAGGAGCCCTATGACGACGGCGGTTCCCAGAAGCAGCGCGCCGACGCAGGTCACGTTCGCCACCAGGGCCGCCAAGCCGTCGCCCCAGCTCGCCGTacctgtcgtcgtcgtcgtcgtcgtcgtcgggaacagcaaatgaaatacaaataaaatgcgtTTAGCCCGCGGCGCGTTTAGCTAGCCTGCGTTACACCCCCCGCAGCCCTTTTGGGAAACTTGCGTGAatgttgagaaggaggagggccaGCCGCCACCACCAGGAGCACCGACCCGGTTCCCCGCTGGTCCAAGGACAGGTCGAACCCAGGCTCGCGCCCCGAGTAAAAGCACCAGTACTGGCCCGTGTCTTCGGCGATCAGGTTCTCGATGACGGCCTCCGAGTCCGGGAACGTCCCGCTGAACCGAAGTCTTCCGCCGACGACGGCGTCGACCATGACCTTTCTCGGCGAGGCGCCCCGGGCCGCGAGCGTGAAGGTCTCGTCGCCGACGCTCTTGACCAGCCTCAGGGACCTCGGGCTCGCTCCGACAACAGCTCGGCACCGGATGGACACAGTTCCTCCGAGGTCTCTGCGCACCGCTCTGCCGCGCCCCGCGTAGGAAACCGCCGAAAAGGGCACGCGCGGGTCACTCTGCGGGACTGCGACGGCGAGACACAAGGCGGTCGCTAGCTTCAGATAGAAAGCCATCGTCACCGGCTGGCGTCTGTGGGTCGGAGCCGCTACTTATATTCCCGCGgcggcctttcccccccccccccccccttcttccttttcctccaaccgacctctgcagagggtgtgtgtgtgtgtgtggggggggggggggggggggggggtgctgtacaGGAGGCGAGGGACCTCGGTGGACAGGTAGGCGGCGGCGGGGTtcgacactccgatctgcatctgccaagccgcttgttcctccctcgctctgagagaaaagcactcggcgagatcgcgactctttgcagtcgtcctggctcccagatggcggAACGAGCTCTGCGACATGAGGCGTCGGGACTGCGGAGGGCCTCTACGTCTTCCGCGGGAAAAGTCGAGACGCACCTTTTTtagacctcgactaaaacactagcggaccgtagcactgacaaatggtagcacttgaattggcccttttgattgcgacatacagcgaaaggtcaactcgagaggccttgccgcggttggatattatactttgtgtggatcttttgcggacgttgatcgcgtacctgaagcctctctcgcactcggcggcgatgcatgttatcgtctcaccgtagcactgacaaatggtagcacttgaattggactcgtaatggcacttttctgtaacgtgttttcaaactgcttatttgatgaaaaatgtacgctcactctatgtggaaatgcacttacgtCGTACGTcggcgctttggacaaaagcctcagctaaatgacatgtaatgtaatgtagaaaggGGAGGATCGGggcggaagaaaaacagctcctcgaggcccctcctcgcgaacgaagagaagggagaggagaaagctcacaggctaaataaatggctctcacaaaaataaaaagtgacaagtggagcggcggatcgcgattccggcaggcaggcaggcaggcaggcacgcatgcacgcacggaggaggaggaggaggcctccgctgagtcctccgactgcagctgcggctcccggaggccttcacgccgtggactacgtagagggatttctgcaccgcatcactaaaggagccaaaggagcgcagaggtctctctctctctctctctctctctctactagtacttttgtttatttggggttgtgtttattatgtgctttgtgttgagctgatttgatgttgtgaattgttttcttgggatgttgaaaaataaagtgtttttgaaaaaccaaaagaatccctctctctcgctctgtctgtgtgtgtgtgtgtgtgtgtgtgtgtgtgtgtgtgtgtgtgtgtggttcggcaccccttcggcccttttgattgcgacatacagcgaaaggtcaactcgagaggccttgccgcggttggatattatactttgtgtggatcttttgcggacgttgatcgcgtacctgaagcctctctcgcactcggcggcgatgcatgttatcgtctgtctctctctctctctctctctctctctctctctactagtacttttgtttatttggggttgtgtttattatgtgctttgtgttgagctgatttgatgttgtgaattgttttcttgggatgtgaaaaataaagtgttttgaaaaaccaaaagaatccctctctctcgctctgtctgtgtgtgtgtgtgtgtgtgtgtgtgtggttcggcaccccttcggcccttttgattgcgacatacagcgaaaggtcaactcgagaggccttgccgcggttggatattatactttgtgtggatcttttgcggacgttgatcgcgtacctgaagcctctctcgcactcggcggcgatgcatgttatcgtctctcctctctctctctctctctctctctctctctctctctctcctctctctctctctctctctctctctgtgtgtgtgcg
This region includes:
- the LOC134107478 gene encoding uncharacterized protein LOC134107478; amino-acid sequence: MSTFYLSLAAATLCLSCAAAPRGPGPDEAVWREPGEAVTVRCRSSHPKPEYLSLMTGRGAGGRGDVRVLFKDDQPGGGTVAPEYRGRLRCSETFPDVDVVIDPVTPADAGRYECVYLKYDRQRRPVELPGTGSVFLVVPQPSSPGERCRDERWDDTPPTTLATCAFVVLVVVVIAWCFAWTLLKACRMSKEALRRWRQRQERKKLQRFPLDDVYEDMNATVAR